A single window of Granulicella cerasi DNA harbors:
- a CDS encoding glycosyltransferase family 2 protein, whose amino-acid sequence MRLSFVVPAYNEEATLAECIESILAQTAQLTEPAQIVVVNNASSDGTREVALRYPQVTLVDEPRKGLTYARQAGLAAVDGDIVANVDADSRLTPGWVARVLEAFAQDEKLVCLSGPLVYYDLSATQRGMVSLFYRFAWCTYAMNRWVLRVGSMVQGGNFAVARRALLEIGGFDTSIAFYGEDTDIARRLSEVGPVRFTLTHRMFSSGRRLRKEGVATMAAKYTVNYLSTTFLKRPVTSEYIDIREGEVVSRS is encoded by the coding sequence ATGCGCCTTAGCTTTGTCGTACCCGCGTACAACGAAGAAGCCACGCTCGCCGAGTGCATTGAGTCGATCCTCGCGCAGACTGCGCAACTCACCGAACCAGCACAAATCGTCGTCGTGAATAACGCCTCGAGCGATGGCACGCGCGAAGTCGCGCTGCGCTATCCGCAGGTGACACTCGTGGACGAACCGCGCAAGGGACTCACCTACGCACGACAAGCAGGACTCGCCGCGGTGGATGGCGACATCGTCGCGAACGTCGATGCAGATTCGCGCCTTACGCCCGGTTGGGTGGCACGCGTACTTGAGGCCTTCGCGCAGGACGAGAAGCTCGTCTGTCTCTCGGGCCCGCTCGTGTACTACGACCTCAGCGCAACGCAGCGCGGCATGGTCTCGCTCTTCTACCGCTTCGCTTGGTGCACGTATGCGATGAACCGCTGGGTGCTGCGCGTGGGCTCCATGGTGCAGGGCGGCAACTTCGCTGTGGCACGTCGCGCGCTGCTTGAGATTGGTGGCTTCGACACGAGCATCGCCTTCTATGGTGAAGACACCGACATCGCGCGCCGCCTGAGCGAAGTGGGCCCGGTGCGCTTCACGCTAACGCACAGAATGTTCAGCTCGGGTCGCCGCCTGCGCAAAGAAGGTGTGGCGACGATGGCTGCGAAGTACACGGTGAACTATCTCTCCACCACGTTCCTCAAGCGGCCTGTCACAAGCGAGTACATCGACATCCGCGAAGGCGAAGTCGTCTCGCGCTCGTAG
- a CDS encoding sialate O-acetylesterase, producing the protein MKLKSALAALLLASSALACAQLRLPNTFSDHAVVQRERPIRVYGWALPGEQVSIAFHQQNVKATADVYGYWETTLAPEAAGGPYTLTASGDEAGDTPVTRQDILIGDVWLASGQSNMEMPLRGFPSGNAVVKDAEKEIASATHPRIRLLVQTRRGSTYPLEETDNTWTECTPDTVRTFSAIGYFFAREIEADQHVPIGVIDATGGGTPVEAWTSLDMAAELGYRYEMFDRLDGARLHAQAAATAERKARLSAADKAGHAPATTDLPHDLQGVNRDDWAIGSLYNGMIAPYARLAVRGVLWYQGETDTNALMAPEYRYSFPALIEDWRSHFGEPTLPFLFVQLAGFTGGEGWPVVRDAQRRTEAERRATGMAVALDVGMEHNIHPADKQTVAHRLALLAREQAYGEKLDGHSPALRRTAVEGSAMRVYFDHAEHLKSSTNGLGNWELQGEDGRFHAATARIERSGKEDTVVVESKDVKLPRAVRYAWRAWATSFVYNDAGLPLGTFTSLGYATRPQPQYPALP; encoded by the coding sequence ATGAAGCTGAAGTCGGCGCTCGCCGCGTTGTTGCTTGCCTCGTCTGCGCTCGCCTGCGCGCAACTGCGTTTGCCGAACACCTTCTCCGACCACGCGGTCGTGCAGCGCGAGCGGCCGATTCGCGTCTACGGCTGGGCGTTGCCGGGCGAGCAGGTGAGCATCGCGTTTCATCAGCAGAACGTGAAGGCAACCGCCGACGTGTACGGCTACTGGGAGACGACGCTTGCGCCGGAGGCTGCGGGTGGGCCGTACACGCTTACCGCAAGCGGCGATGAGGCGGGTGACACGCCCGTGACGCGCCAGGACATCCTCATCGGCGATGTGTGGCTCGCCAGCGGGCAATCGAACATGGAGATGCCGCTGCGTGGCTTCCCAAGCGGCAACGCCGTGGTGAAGGACGCGGAGAAGGAGATCGCCAGCGCGACGCATCCGCGCATTCGCCTGCTGGTGCAGACGCGCCGCGGCTCGACCTATCCGCTGGAGGAAACCGACAACACCTGGACGGAGTGCACGCCCGACACGGTGCGCACGTTTTCAGCGATCGGCTACTTCTTCGCGCGCGAGATCGAGGCGGACCAGCATGTGCCGATCGGCGTGATTGACGCTACCGGCGGCGGCACGCCGGTCGAGGCGTGGACCTCGCTCGACATGGCCGCGGAGCTGGGCTATCGCTACGAGATGTTTGACCGCCTCGACGGCGCGCGGCTGCACGCGCAGGCTGCGGCGACCGCAGAGCGCAAGGCGCGGCTCAGCGCCGCCGACAAGGCCGGGCACGCGCCCGCGACGACAGACCTCCCGCATGATTTGCAGGGCGTGAACCGCGATGACTGGGCGATCGGCTCGCTGTACAACGGCATGATCGCGCCCTACGCGCGGCTCGCGGTGCGCGGCGTGCTCTGGTACCAGGGCGAGACGGACACGAATGCCCTGATGGCGCCCGAGTACCGCTATAGCTTCCCGGCGCTGATCGAGGACTGGCGCAGCCATTTCGGCGAACCGACGCTGCCGTTCCTCTTCGTGCAGCTTGCCGGCTTCACCGGCGGCGAAGGGTGGCCGGTGGTCCGCGACGCGCAGCGCCGCACCGAGGCCGAGCGCCGCGCCACGGGCATGGCCGTCGCGCTCGACGTCGGCATGGAGCACAACATTCACCCGGCCGACAAGCAGACTGTCGCGCATCGTCTCGCGCTGCTGGCGCGCGAGCAAGCGTATGGCGAGAAGCTCGATGGACACTCGCCCGCGCTGCGTCGCACGGCGGTCGAAGGCTCCGCAATGCGCGTGTACTTCGACCATGCCGAGCACCTGAAGTCGAGCACGAATGGGCTCGGGAACTGGGAGTTGCAAGGCGAGGACGGCAGGTTTCACGCGGCCACAGCACGCATCGAGCGCAGCGGCAAAGAGGACACCGTCGTAGTGGAGTCGAAGGACGTGAAGCTGCCGCGCGCGGTGCGCTACGCCTGGCGCGCCTGGGCTACGAGCTTCGTCTACAACGACGCGGGCTTGCCGCTCGGCACGTTTACCTCGCTCGGATACGCGACGCGTCCGCAGCCGCAGTACCCTGCGCTGCCGTAG
- the asnS gene encoding asparagine--tRNA ligase: MEPVTAPLTTIAEVGKHVGEAITLRGWLYNLRASGKLLFPIFRDGTGTIQGIVPKAQVSEEVFATLKGLTLESSVVITGTPRADERAPGGFELDVTDVKVTQAIPEETPYPITRKEHGVDFLMEHRHLWIRTPRQSAILRVRATIMRAAAEYFDTNGFTRTDPPILTPNACEGTSELFEMDYFDDEKAYLTQSGQLYIEATALALGKVYSFGPTFRAEKSKTRRHLTEFWMIEPEVAYLDLDGLMGLAEGFLTHIVKRVLETHRNDLAVIGKDIAKLEAVAAPGEFPKLSYDEAHQMLVDAHAKGLIENPHEYGDDFGSPDETYISNQFDKPVMVHRYPAAVKAFYMQPDPKDPTKALCVDVLAPEGYGEIIGGSQRVDDYDLLKSRIEAHELPMDAFQWYLDLRKYGSVPHSGFGMGIERCVAWICGLEHVRETIPFARTLNRIYP, from the coding sequence ATGGAACCCGTTACCGCACCGCTCACTACCATCGCCGAGGTCGGCAAGCACGTTGGCGAAGCCATCACGCTTCGCGGCTGGCTCTACAACCTGCGCGCCTCCGGCAAGCTGCTCTTCCCCATCTTCCGCGACGGCACCGGCACCATCCAGGGCATCGTGCCGAAGGCGCAGGTGAGCGAAGAGGTCTTCGCCACGCTCAAGGGCCTGACGCTCGAAAGCTCGGTGGTCATCACCGGCACGCCGCGCGCAGATGAACGTGCGCCCGGCGGCTTTGAGCTCGACGTCACCGACGTGAAGGTGACGCAGGCGATCCCCGAGGAGACCCCCTACCCCATCACGCGCAAGGAGCACGGCGTCGACTTCCTCATGGAGCATCGCCATCTCTGGATCCGCACGCCGCGCCAGAGCGCGATCCTGCGTGTGCGCGCGACGATCATGCGCGCGGCCGCCGAGTACTTCGACACCAACGGCTTCACGCGTACCGATCCGCCTATCCTCACGCCGAACGCCTGCGAAGGCACCAGCGAGCTGTTTGAGATGGACTACTTCGACGACGAGAAGGCGTACCTGACGCAGAGCGGACAGCTCTACATCGAGGCCACCGCGCTCGCGCTCGGCAAGGTGTACAGCTTCGGCCCCACCTTCCGCGCGGAGAAGTCGAAGACGCGCCGCCACCTCACCGAGTTCTGGATGATTGAGCCGGAGGTTGCGTACCTCGACCTCGATGGCTTGATGGGGCTTGCTGAAGGCTTCCTCACGCACATCGTGAAGCGCGTGCTGGAGACGCATCGCAACGACCTCGCGGTGATCGGCAAGGACATCGCGAAGCTGGAAGCTGTCGCGGCTCCGGGCGAGTTCCCGAAGCTGAGCTACGACGAAGCGCACCAGATGCTCGTGGACGCGCATGCGAAGGGCCTGATCGAAAACCCGCATGAGTATGGCGACGATTTCGGTTCGCCGGACGAGACGTACATCAGCAACCAGTTCGACAAGCCAGTGATGGTGCATCGCTATCCTGCGGCGGTGAAGGCGTTCTACATGCAGCCCGATCCGAAGGACCCGACGAAGGCCCTGTGCGTGGACGTGCTCGCGCCCGAAGGCTACGGCGAGATCATCGGCGGCTCGCAGCGCGTGGACGACTACGATCTGCTGAAGTCGCGCATCGAAGCGCACGAGCTGCCGATGGACGCGTTCCAGTGGTATCTCGACCTGCGCAAGTACGGCTCGGTGCCGCACTCGGGCTTCGGCATGGGTATTGAGCGTTGCGTGGCGTGGATCTGTGGGCTTGAGCATGTGCGCGAGACGATTCCGTTTGCGCGTACGTTGAACCGCATCTATCCGTAA
- the ilvA gene encoding threonine ammonia-lyase, whose translation MATVQPATVDVTLEMVRAARERIAGSIYLSPCNHSQMISKMTGLDVYLKLDNLQMTGSFKERGALSRISMLTEDEARRGVVAASAGNHAQGVAYHATQRGIRSVIFMPETTPLVKVQNTRGFGAEVVLHGANYDAAYAEGRKMCEAEGMTFIHPFDDPLVMAGQGTIGLELLEQIEGLEAVVVPIGGGGLIGGIACAVKESNPNVRVIGVQTSRLPSMAEALKAGHPVTLEASTTIADGIAVRRAGEVTFSTVAKYVDEIVTVSEDEIASAILTLLEREKTLAEGAGAVGLAAVLQGYAKLPAGTKTAVIVGGGNIDVTLLSRIIERGLVQDGRSLRLQIHLLDRPGALVELTKLIAAHKANIVDTLYNRAYYGVNLGDTAIDLTMEMRGREHIRELMDALTEAGYKHTRIQ comes from the coding sequence ATGGCAACCGTACAACCCGCTACCGTAGACGTCACGCTCGAGATGGTGCGCGCCGCGCGCGAACGCATCGCAGGATCGATTTACCTTTCCCCCTGCAACCACTCGCAGATGATTTCGAAGATGACCGGGCTGGACGTCTACCTGAAGCTCGACAACCTGCAGATGACCGGCTCCTTCAAGGAGCGTGGCGCGCTGAGCCGTATCTCCATGCTGACGGAAGATGAGGCCAGGCGCGGTGTCGTGGCCGCCTCTGCAGGCAATCACGCGCAGGGTGTGGCCTACCACGCGACGCAGCGCGGCATTCGCTCGGTGATCTTCATGCCCGAGACCACGCCGCTCGTGAAGGTGCAGAACACCCGCGGCTTCGGCGCCGAGGTCGTGCTGCATGGAGCGAACTACGACGCTGCGTACGCCGAAGGCCGCAAGATGTGCGAGGCCGAAGGCATGACCTTCATCCACCCTTTTGACGACCCGCTCGTAATGGCAGGCCAGGGCACGATCGGGCTTGAGCTGCTCGAGCAGATCGAAGGCCTTGAAGCGGTCGTGGTGCCGATCGGCGGCGGCGGTTTGATCGGCGGCATCGCCTGCGCGGTGAAGGAGTCGAACCCCAACGTGCGCGTCATCGGCGTGCAGACCTCGCGCCTGCCTTCGATGGCGGAAGCGCTGAAGGCCGGGCATCCTGTGACGCTTGAAGCAAGCACGACGATCGCCGACGGCATCGCAGTGCGTCGCGCGGGCGAGGTCACCTTCTCGACGGTGGCGAAGTATGTCGACGAGATCGTCACCGTGAGCGAGGACGAAATTGCGAGCGCGATTCTGACGCTGCTCGAGCGCGAGAAGACGCTGGCGGAAGGCGCGGGCGCAGTAGGCCTCGCGGCGGTGCTGCAAGGCTATGCGAAGCTGCCTGCCGGCACGAAGACCGCCGTGATCGTTGGCGGCGGCAACATCGACGTCACACTGCTCTCGCGCATCATCGAGCGCGGTCTGGTGCAGGATGGCCGATCGCTGCGGCTGCAGATTCATCTGCTCGATCGCCCCGGCGCGCTGGTGGAGCTCACAAAGCTCATCGCCGCGCACAAGGCGAACATCGTGGACACGCTCTACAACCGCGCGTACTACGGCGTGAACCTCGGCGACACCGCCATCGATCTCACCATGGAGATGCGCGGTCGTGAGCATATCCGCGAGCTGATGGACGCGCTCACCGAGGCGGGCTACAAGCACACGCGCATTCAGTAA